DNA sequence from the Candidatus Kaistella beijingensis genome:
AAAGAAAAAATGGCGTAATAGGCGATGCTTGCAGAATCTTTTGAGGCGGAAGAATTGTTCCACTCATTGAAGGTTTCTTTTAAAAGTTCCCAAATGAATTTTAGGTATTTCATGCTGAAAATTCAAGATTCAAAATTCAAGATTCACAAAATCTTGCTTTAAAATAGAATACTTCAAAACATCAAGGGGTTTTCCGTTTTTGAAATATTCCTGTTTTAAAGTCGCTTCTAATTTCATACCACAATTTTGCATGATTTTTCCCGATGCGGGATTGTGCGGAAAATGAGTGGCGTAAATTTTATTCAATCCTGAATCTTGAAAGCCAAATCTGATGATTTCTCGAACGGCTTCTGTCACGAAACCCTTATTCCAAAATTCTTTACCAATCCAATAACCGATTTCGGCTTTTAGATGTACTTTGTCTAAATGAATTCCAATCGCACCGATTAATTTTGGATTTTCTTTTTCACGAATGGCGAATGTGAAATTTTTCTTTTCCTCAAAACCTTTGTTCACCAATTCATGAATCCAAAACTCAGCATTTTCATTTTGATAAGGAAAAGGAATATTCAATGTGTTTTCTGAAAAAACGTTATCGGAATTTAGATGCAGAATTAAATCACCCAAATCGTTTTCTGTTGGGCGATTGAGGATTAATCTTTCGGTTTCTAAAGTTGGAAAGTTTGTCATTTTGATCTCCTGGTTCAAAAAAATAAATTTCGGCTAAAGCCAAATTGTATTTTATCTTTTAATTCAAACGGACTAAAGTCCGTTCCTGTTGATGAATTTATCACGCAGAAAAAACCTTCGGTTTTTTGGACAAATACGAATTATGCCCAAAAATAACATTTAATTTTTATGAAAAACCTACGGCTTTTGGACAAGTCACGACTTGTCCCTACAATATTTTGACAGAAATTCGCCATTGACTTCGTCGAATCTTTAATTTCACTTGCAAAGCAAAATTCACCGACGAAGGCGAATTCACAGCGAAGCAAATTCAATTATTTATACCAACCCGAATACTTCACATAATTATTCGCAATCCGATTCACCTCGCCTTCCAACAATTCGGCAGAAATATCCTTGATTTTTTTGGCAGGAACTCCGCCCCAAACTTCGCCCGATTTGATGTGCGTTCCTTGTGTTACCACAGAACCTGCACCGACAATCGAATTGCTTTCCACCAAACAATCATCCATCACAATGGCTCCCATTCCGATCAGAACATTGTCATGAATGGTACAGCCGTGAACGATCGCATTGTGACCAATCGAAACATTATTGCCAATATTCAGCGGAAATTTTTCATAAGTACAGTGAAGCATCGCATTATCCTGAACATTCACTTTATCGCCCATTTTAATGTAATGAACATCGCCCCGAATGACCGCATTGTACCAAATACTGCAATCTTTTCCCATCACCACGTCGCCGATTATTGTTGCAGTTTCTGCCAAAAAAGTTCCTTTGCCAATTTGCGGAGTTTTCCCTAAAAGTTCACGAATTATTGCCATTTTTATTGTTTAAATTTATCCAAAATTGTTTCGGGTTTCAGGTTTTGTGTTTGATATTATCAGATTTTGCTTCCTACATTCATCACCCAACATTCTGCCAAATTTAACGATTGACAAAGTCTAATGTCTGTTGTCTGAAATCTAATATCTATTGCCTATTTTTGCAACTCAAATTTAATGAAATAAAATGAGACAAATTATTATAGAACCTACCGAAAACCCAAAAGTGATGAAGTTTGTAGCCGACTACAATTTGATTCCGGGTTCTTTGGAGTTGGACAGAAGTTCAGATATTACCGAAATTCCTTTGGCGCAGGAACTTTTCAACTATCCTTTTGTAGACAGGATTTTTATCACGGCAAACTTTATCGCAGTAGCAAAACAAGACACAGTAGAATGGGAACACGTTGCGGAAAGTCTGAAAAATGTGATTGAAGACGAACTTTTGGCAAACCCGAGAATTTACCTTCAAAAGAAAAAGGAAATGTATCAGATTTATGCCGAAATGACGCCAAATCCGATGGTGATGAAATTCGTTTCGACAAAAATTTTGATGGATGGATTTGTGGAAGTAAAGTCGCGTGAAGAAGCTACAGAAGTTCCTTTAGCAAAAGCGATTTTTGATGAATTTGATTTTGCGAAGGAAGTTTTCATTTCCGATAATTTCGTGGCGGTGACGAAAAACGTTTCCGTGGAATGGCATGAAGTGATGGTTGCAGTTCGTGCATTTATCGCAGATTATTTACAAAATGGCGGAAAAATCTCCAACCTTGCACCGCAAAAACATGAAAATCCAGTTGAGAAATTAATTAACCGTGATTATACCGAAAACGAGCAGAAAATTTCAGATATTTTAAACGAATATGTCGCTCCGGCTGTAGAAGGCGATGGCGGAAAAATTTCCCTGTTGGAATATGACGAGGAAAACAAAATCGCAAGAATGTTGCTTCAAGGTGCATGTTCAGGATGCCCAAGTTCTACGGCAACGTTGAAAGGCGGAATTGAAAATGTGCTGAAACAGTTCGTTCCCGAATTGGTGGAAAAAGTGGAAGCGGTGAATGGTTAAAAATAGGAGCAATAAGTAACCAGCAATGAGCAATGATGCGCATATAAAAAATTACTTATTACCCATTACTCATTACTTATGAATAAAAAAGGAATATTATTAGTCAACCTCGGTTCGCCGAAATCGACCAAAGTTGAAGATGTAAAAGAATACCTCGACGAGTTTTTGATGGACGAAAAAGTGATTGATTACCGATGGTTTTTTCGCTCGCTTCTCGTGCAGGGAATTATTTTGAGAACCCGTCCCGCAAAATCCGCGGAAGCCTACAAAACCGTTTGGACCGATGAAGGTTCGCCTTTAATTGTCATCACTGAAAAAATTCAGAAGAAGTTACAGAAATTGGTTGACGTTCCTGTGGAAATCGGGATGCGTTATGCAGAACCGAGTATTCAAACGGGAATTCAAAAGTTGGTTGACC
Encoded proteins:
- a CDS encoding NifU family protein, whose translation is MRQIIIEPTENPKVMKFVADYNLIPGSLELDRSSDITEIPLAQELFNYPFVDRIFITANFIAVAKQDTVEWEHVAESLKNVIEDELLANPRIYLQKKKEMYQIYAEMTPNPMVMKFVSTKILMDGFVEVKSREEATEVPLAKAIFDEFDFAKEVFISDNFVAVTKNVSVEWHEVMVAVRAFIADYLQNGGKISNLAPQKHENPVEKLINRDYTENEQKISDILNEYVAPAVEGDGGKISLLEYDEENKIARMLLQGACSGCPSSTATLKGGIENVLKQFVPELVEKVEAVNG
- a CDS encoding gamma carbonic anhydrase family protein, which translates into the protein MAIIRELLGKTPQIGKGTFLAETATIIGDVVMGKDCSIWYNAVIRGDVHYIKMGDKVNVQDNAMLHCTYEKFPLNIGNNVSIGHNAIVHGCTIHDNVLIGMGAIVMDDCLVESNSIVGAGSVVTQGTHIKSGEVWGGVPAKKIKDISAELLEGEVNRIANNYVKYSGWYK
- a CDS encoding GNAT family N-acetyltransferase, which gives rise to MTNFPTLETERLILNRPTENDLGDLILHLNSDNVFSENTLNIPFPYQNENAEFWIHELVNKGFEEKKNFTFAIREKENPKLIGAIGIHLDKVHLKAEIGYWIGKEFWNKGFVTEAVREIIRFGFQDSGLNKIYATHFPHNPASGKIMQNCGMKLEATLKQEYFKNGKPLDVLKYSILKQDFVNLEF